In Providencia zhijiangensis, a single window of DNA contains:
- a CDS encoding fimbrial protein, with amino-acid sequence MSKLTLFWWLMAPLFWSFSTQGNAQFLDVEFSGELVHLSCKVSAGSVKKEIQLDELRMESLNLGEISPITPFSIEIDHCQRAELGKLIKMTWHGTQLANIDGDNYLITQGDSGVVLGIMDSEDKPIAWDEPIDVGSVAMVNDEQSLSFGVVARKPPYGYVSTGQFSGWATFSVEYK; translated from the coding sequence ATGAGTAAGCTAACCCTGTTTTGGTGGCTGATGGCGCCCCTTTTTTGGAGCTTTTCGACTCAAGGTAATGCGCAATTTCTGGATGTGGAGTTTAGCGGGGAGTTAGTGCATTTATCCTGCAAAGTGAGTGCCGGTTCCGTCAAAAAAGAGATCCAATTAGACGAGTTACGCATGGAGTCTCTTAATCTGGGGGAGATCAGCCCTATCACGCCATTTTCTATTGAGATCGACCATTGCCAGCGTGCAGAGCTGGGGAAACTTATCAAGATGACGTGGCATGGGACGCAGTTAGCGAATATTGATGGGGATAACTACCTTATTACTCAAGGCGATAGCGGCGTGGTGCTGGGAATTATGGATAGTGAAGATAAACCCATTGCTTGGGATGAGCCGATTGATGTAGGCAGCGTTGCGATGGTGAATGATGAGCAATCTTTATCCTTTGGGGTGGTGGCGCGCAAGCCCCCTTATGGCTACGTCAGCACAGGGCAGTTCTCCGGTTGGGCTACGTTCTCCGTGGAGTATAAATAG
- a CDS encoding fimbrial protein yields MKQINKIRKYWWGLLLFISPVVYGDVFVDVMATMVDPACHVRSENNDSPLQINFGVVEINGAPGVSLTKDFPVYISGCSGRKTLSVLLNPKGYGTEEYQGRQVLSTSAKGLGIDFSDITDGLIFPLELNLLQTITPQPISATEHRINLQAKLVNTRPLSQLPAGRFTSAMMISVTYH; encoded by the coding sequence GTGAAGCAAATCAATAAAATCAGAAAGTATTGGTGGGGTTTACTGTTATTTATCTCACCGGTGGTTTATGGGGATGTGTTTGTGGATGTCATGGCAACAATGGTCGACCCTGCTTGCCACGTACGCAGTGAAAATAACGATTCACCACTACAAATTAATTTTGGGGTGGTCGAAATTAATGGTGCGCCAGGGGTTTCGTTAACCAAAGATTTTCCGGTGTATATCAGTGGGTGCTCAGGAAGAAAAACGCTGTCGGTTCTACTCAACCCAAAAGGCTATGGAACAGAGGAGTACCAAGGTCGGCAAGTTTTATCCACTAGTGCAAAAGGGTTGGGAATCGATTTTTCTGATATCACGGATGGGTTAATCTTTCCTTTAGAACTCAATCTATTACAAACTATCACGCCACAGCCTATCAGTGCGACGGAGCACCGTATTAATCTTCAAGCAAAGTTGGTGAATACACGACCACTCAGCCAATTACCCGCAGGAAGATTCACGTCGGCAATGATGATCTCAGTCACTTATCACTAA
- a CDS encoding adhesin, which yields MLKIKSIAWVGCLVGGILSAMMAHADYAAQILDPNTGYTIRVNNSSTLADHPDKGSDGQNYYQVGQPFVVDSNLAEPTGTVKCVGRRWGSTSTQILPSNAFHRLFMYVPETGFSIGGLKAYRLNANLVMTVQADMMEWTNRSSGVCSMSSSDTIFGVPRFDNHFPITMTFYIKEQIIDGQLIISEMPLAGYVRAFTNPKVAPPYDSWPLHESSVPLRLAASQINIGAKCTSSTSSGEQGILNLRHGQLNSLYYDNRARGQVTYSCLFQSATKVRLRLDYTPDDDPQKRLPMKNEANDTIYSDLVITDLETGQSGKEINAEIHSLKEFEISSHLQGENAQAGDYRGSAWLIATLD from the coding sequence ATGTTGAAAATTAAATCCATAGCGTGGGTAGGTTGTTTAGTCGGAGGAATACTGTCGGCGATGATGGCTCATGCGGATTATGCAGCACAAATTCTTGATCCTAATACGGGTTACACGATACGTGTGAATAACAGCAGTACGCTGGCGGATCACCCTGATAAGGGGTCGGACGGTCAAAATTACTATCAAGTTGGGCAGCCTTTTGTGGTGGATAGTAACCTTGCGGAACCGACAGGTACAGTGAAGTGCGTTGGGCGCCGCTGGGGAAGTACCAGTACGCAAATTTTGCCATCGAATGCATTTCATCGATTATTTATGTATGTACCTGAAACTGGATTTTCAATCGGCGGGCTTAAAGCATATCGGCTGAATGCCAACCTCGTGATGACCGTGCAAGCCGACATGATGGAATGGACGAACCGCAGTTCTGGCGTGTGCTCAATGTCAAGCAGCGATACAATCTTTGGTGTTCCTCGATTTGATAACCATTTTCCTATCACCATGACGTTTTATATCAAAGAGCAAATTATCGATGGGCAGTTGATTATCAGTGAAATGCCGTTAGCAGGCTACGTGCGTGCATTTACCAACCCGAAAGTGGCACCCCCTTATGATAGCTGGCCACTTCACGAATCTTCTGTGCCATTACGCTTGGCGGCTTCGCAAATTAATATCGGTGCAAAATGCACATCCAGTACCAGTAGCGGGGAGCAAGGGATATTAAATCTACGCCATGGGCAGTTAAACAGCTTGTATTATGACAACCGTGCTAGAGGCCAAGTTACTTACAGTTGCCTCTTCCAATCAGCGACCAAAGTGCGGTTACGATTGGACTACACGCCGGATGATGACCCTCAAAAGCGCTTACCGATGAAAAATGAAGCGAACGATACGATTTACAGCGATTTGGTGATCACCGATCTTGAAACGGGGCAATCTGGCAAAGAGATCAACGCGGAAATTCACAGCCTGAAAGAGTTCGAAATCAGTAGCCACCTACAAGGGGAAAATGCCCAAGCGGGTGACTATCGCGGTTCTGCATGGCTGATTGCCACATTGGATTAA
- a CDS encoding AraC family transcriptional regulator: MRNIPLSTIDSVARDVIALATDYLPNVLLDSHKHRRAQFLYGATGLIEVSTEDGEWVIPPDSGVWIPENTAHETRMLNVSTRSLYIEPAAAPRQGNRCEVLRVTPLLRQLLLEAVDVPLEYDLNGRDGSLMQLILHEVARAEPLPFFAPIPRDESLAALCREFLKSPQITSLPQEWAAKLHKSDRSFSRFFGAQTGLSFSDWRQQACLLSAISQISAGKSITEVAFDLGYSNVGSFSTMFKKWLGQTPSSFIQRIES; the protein is encoded by the coding sequence ATGAGAAATATTCCACTAAGTACCATTGATAGTGTCGCCCGGGATGTTATCGCACTTGCGACGGATTACTTACCCAACGTACTGTTGGATTCTCATAAGCACCGCCGCGCTCAATTCTTATATGGTGCAACGGGGCTAATTGAGGTGAGTACTGAAGATGGTGAGTGGGTTATTCCCCCTGACAGTGGCGTGTGGATCCCGGAGAATACGGCTCATGAAACACGGATGCTGAATGTCAGCACCCGCAGTTTATATATCGAACCTGCGGCAGCGCCCCGCCAAGGCAATCGATGCGAAGTTTTGCGCGTCACGCCTTTACTTCGCCAATTGTTATTAGAAGCGGTTGATGTGCCGCTGGAATATGATCTTAACGGACGCGATGGATCATTGATGCAGTTAATCCTCCATGAAGTGGCACGCGCCGAGCCGCTGCCATTCTTTGCCCCTATCCCGCGAGATGAAAGCCTCGCTGCCCTGTGCCGTGAATTTTTAAAATCACCGCAAATTACCTCGCTTCCCCAAGAATGGGCTGCAAAGTTGCACAAAAGCGACCGTTCATTTAGCCGCTTTTTTGGGGCGCAAACGGGGTTGTCATTTTCAGATTGGCGACAACAAGCCTGCTTACTGAGTGCCATTAGCCAGATTTCAGCAGGCAAGTCGATCACTGAGGTGGCGTTTGATCTTGGTTACAGCAATGTGGGTTCGTTCTCAACCATGTTTAAAAAATGGCTTGGACAAACCCCATCGAGCTTTATTCAACGTATTGAATCCTAG
- a CDS encoding DMSO/selenate family reductase complex A subunit, with protein MKNYNDQSEHLIEPLTRRRFIQGSSALMAVPFIATNTAASTPENPNIIPTTTLPNDGERVVSTCSSFDCGGKCDIRAHVKQGVVTRISTRPDGDLDEEMPIMRACVRGRSYRKFVYHPNRLKYPMKRVGKRGEGHFERISWEEATTLIAENMQRINQQYGPASRFVSLSTGVTGGIFSGANMLRRLFNLTGGFLENYHSVSNGNTMAVTPYTYGTSASGSTLDTLEETPLVILWGHNPNETIFGHTNHYFQKMKKNGTKFIVVDPRYSDTASSLADQWIPILPTTDNAMMDAMMYVIISEGLHDQAFIDTYTVGFDEHQMPDGVPEHESLVSYLMGKKDGVVKTPEWAALITKVPAQTIRQLAREYATTKPAALMQGWGPQRHICGERSARGATLLATITGNVGVKGGWAAGYGMAVTPDLRKTLAGPSLFENPVKAKINITNWVQACEDASLVTPDNGLKNAEKLDTEIKMIFSLAGNYMTNQNPDIRHAAKVLEDENKVEFIVYSDLYMTPSAKYADILLPETSFLERWNVGGTWGTGNYIILSEKVAEPEFERRSDYEWLWDVANKLGVGEKFSEGRTEKQWIEHLVNDAHEKRPEDGIPTFDELLIKRRHLLKHKPHTGHVAFEKNIKDLANNPFETPSGKIEIFSKRLYDRNDRDIPALSHYVPAIEGPEDALTQQYPLQLITWKGRNRANSTQFANPWLQEVQRQELWINPIDAKRRHITEGDRVKVHNDRGITMVPVKITSRIMPGVVALQAGAWWQPDENGVDQGGCANVLTSARSTAMAHGNAHQTLLVEVAKA; from the coding sequence ATGAAAAATTATAATGATCAGAGTGAACATCTGATTGAACCATTGACCCGTCGTCGGTTTATTCAAGGCAGCTCTGCACTCATGGCTGTCCCATTTATTGCCACGAACACGGCCGCTTCAACACCAGAAAACCCCAATATTATTCCGACGACCACCTTGCCAAATGACGGTGAGCGAGTGGTTTCCACATGCAGCAGTTTTGACTGCGGCGGAAAATGTGATATTCGCGCCCACGTTAAACAGGGCGTTGTTACGCGCATCAGCACACGTCCCGATGGCGATCTTGATGAAGAGATGCCGATTATGCGTGCCTGTGTACGTGGGCGCAGCTATCGCAAATTTGTCTACCATCCGAACCGCTTAAAATACCCAATGAAGCGCGTGGGCAAACGTGGTGAAGGGCATTTCGAGCGAATTAGCTGGGAAGAAGCCACCACGCTTATCGCTGAAAATATGCAGCGAATTAACCAGCAATATGGCCCCGCATCACGCTTTGTGAGCTTAAGTACTGGGGTGACGGGCGGCATTTTTTCAGGGGCGAATATGCTACGCCGCCTGTTTAATTTGACGGGGGGATTTCTGGAAAATTACCACTCCGTCAGTAACGGTAACACTATGGCAGTGACGCCCTACACTTATGGCACCTCGGCGAGCGGCAGTACATTAGATACATTGGAAGAGACCCCATTGGTGATTTTATGGGGGCATAACCCGAATGAGACTATTTTCGGTCACACCAACCATTACTTCCAAAAAATGAAGAAAAATGGCACCAAGTTTATTGTGGTGGATCCGCGCTATTCCGATACTGCCTCTTCGCTGGCGGATCAGTGGATCCCGATTTTACCGACCACCGATAACGCGATGATGGATGCCATGATGTACGTGATCATCAGCGAAGGTCTGCATGATCAGGCATTTATCGATACCTACACCGTTGGCTTTGATGAGCACCAAATGCCAGATGGAGTACCGGAGCATGAATCCTTAGTCTCCTACTTGATGGGAAAAAAAGATGGCGTGGTGAAAACCCCTGAATGGGCGGCGCTGATAACCAAAGTGCCTGCACAAACCATTCGCCAGCTTGCCCGTGAATATGCCACAACCAAACCCGCCGCTTTGATGCAAGGGTGGGGACCGCAGCGTCATATTTGTGGGGAGCGCTCTGCGCGTGGTGCGACATTGCTGGCAACCATTACGGGAAACGTCGGTGTGAAAGGGGGTTGGGCTGCTGGTTATGGCATGGCCGTGACGCCAGATCTTCGTAAAACACTGGCGGGTCCCAGCCTGTTTGAAAACCCAGTTAAAGCGAAAATTAATATCACCAACTGGGTACAAGCCTGTGAAGATGCCAGCCTAGTTACACCGGATAACGGCTTAAAAAATGCGGAAAAACTAGATACCGAAATCAAAATGATTTTTTCCCTTGCGGGAAATTACATGACGAACCAAAACCCCGATATTCGCCATGCCGCCAAAGTGCTGGAGGATGAAAACAAGGTTGAGTTTATCGTCTACAGCGACCTGTATATGACCCCAAGCGCCAAATATGCCGACATTTTACTGCCTGAAACCAGCTTTTTAGAACGTTGGAATGTTGGCGGGACGTGGGGCACAGGGAATTATATTATTCTGTCTGAAAAGGTCGCGGAGCCTGAATTTGAACGTCGCAGTGATTATGAGTGGCTCTGGGATGTGGCAAACAAATTGGGTGTGGGTGAAAAATTCAGTGAAGGGCGCACGGAAAAGCAGTGGATTGAACATCTGGTCAATGATGCTCATGAAAAACGTCCTGAAGATGGAATTCCCACTTTTGATGAATTGTTGATTAAACGTCGCCATCTTTTGAAACATAAGCCCCATACGGGGCATGTAGCATTTGAGAAAAATATTAAAGACTTAGCCAATAACCCGTTTGAAACCCCATCGGGCAAAATCGAGATTTTCTCGAAACGTCTGTATGACCGTAATGACCGCGATATTCCGGCGCTCTCCCATTATGTGCCTGCGATTGAAGGCCCTGAAGATGCTCTAACGCAGCAATATCCGCTGCAATTGATTACGTGGAAAGGGCGCAACCGCGCGAACTCCACCCAGTTTGCGAACCCATGGTTGCAAGAAGTGCAGCGCCAAGAGTTGTGGATCAACCCGATTGACGCCAAACGTCGCCACATTACAGAGGGCGATCGCGTGAAAGTACATAACGATCGAGGTATCACGATGGTACCTGTCAAAATCACGTCGCGGATTATGCCGGGAGTAGTGGCATTGCAAGCGGGAGCATGGTGGCAGCCAGATGAAAATGGTGTCGATCAAGGGGGATGTGCCAACGTTTTAACATCTGCACGCAGTACTGCAATGGCGCACGGTAATGCCCATCAAACCTTATTGGTGGAGGTAGCAAAAGCATGA
- a CDS encoding DMSO/selenate family reductase complex B subunit encodes MSKFHVYPAVSNKQLGFYIDSARCSGCKACQVSCKDKNNLEVGRKFRRVYEITGGEFIENGCGSWENNVFAYTLSISCNHCADPMCVKNCPTTAMHKREGDGIVMVNTDKCVGCGTCAWSCPYGAPQMNPETKQMSKCDFCIDLQLQGQTPVCVATCPLGAIQFGPIDELRERFGSQADVKGLPDSSITHPNLVIHPHQGAGRHTAIQGAKK; translated from the coding sequence ATGAGTAAATTCCACGTTTATCCCGCAGTGAGTAACAAACAACTCGGGTTTTATATTGATTCGGCGCGCTGCTCAGGATGCAAAGCGTGTCAGGTTTCCTGCAAAGATAAAAATAATCTCGAAGTTGGACGTAAATTTCGTCGGGTTTATGAGATCACGGGCGGAGAATTTATCGAAAATGGCTGCGGCAGTTGGGAGAACAACGTGTTCGCCTACACCCTGTCTATCTCGTGTAACCACTGCGCTGACCCAATGTGCGTAAAAAATTGCCCAACTACTGCCATGCACAAGCGTGAAGGGGATGGCATCGTGATGGTCAATACGGATAAATGTGTGGGTTGCGGAACTTGTGCGTGGTCGTGCCCCTATGGTGCGCCGCAGATGAATCCCGAAACCAAGCAAATGTCCAAGTGCGATTTCTGTATTGATTTACAACTGCAAGGGCAGACTCCCGTATGTGTGGCGACGTGCCCACTCGGTGCAATTCAGTTTGGCCCTATTGATGAGCTGCGCGAGCGCTTCGGCTCGCAAGCTGATGTGAAAGGGCTGCCAGACTCATCCATTACTCACCCCAATTTAGTGATCCACCCGCACCAAGGGGCGGGGCGTCATACCGCGATCCAAGGAGCGAAAAAATGA
- a CDS encoding dimethyl sulfoxide reductase anchor subunit family protein translates to MNEWPLLIFTLLMQASIGLSVMLGICAKRLATTLGGNIPSSFLLRYLFIACVLAGMGLLSSITHLGVPLNAPNSLLNIFSSWLSREVVFTATYFTFLGLTFLWMWFKKRLSYGLLGLAIIAGLCDVHAMGSIYRYTSMLVWMNDNTYLMFYGAMLTLGAAGYYLLVSLLLKDRGQNRALALLMVVGVSLVVRLIYQPFYENYLLETAYTNESVTFPIDSINAYQQIWLLRLASWVIGFIAIVAIGMGAFYRIKGEAQGVLVGRSHYVLVVGCVCALIAEFMLRYCFYTIHI, encoded by the coding sequence ATGAATGAATGGCCACTATTAATATTTACCTTGCTGATGCAAGCCTCTATCGGGTTAAGTGTGATGCTGGGGATTTGTGCAAAAAGATTGGCGACGACTCTTGGTGGAAATATTCCTTCGAGCTTTCTGTTGCGCTATTTGTTTATCGCTTGTGTGCTGGCAGGTATGGGGTTGCTCTCCTCCATTACACACTTGGGGGTGCCGCTCAATGCACCCAATTCGTTATTAAATATTTTCTCCTCTTGGCTCAGTCGTGAAGTGGTTTTTACGGCGACTTACTTTACGTTCTTGGGCCTCACTTTTTTGTGGATGTGGTTTAAAAAACGACTGTCTTACGGGTTATTGGGGCTGGCGATTATCGCGGGACTGTGTGATGTGCATGCGATGGGGTCGATTTACCGTTATACCTCCATGTTAGTGTGGATGAATGACAATACCTATCTGATGTTTTATGGGGCGATGTTGACCCTAGGGGCGGCAGGCTACTATTTACTGGTTAGCCTTCTACTGAAAGATCGAGGTCAAAATAGGGCGCTTGCATTATTGATGGTGGTGGGCGTGAGCTTAGTGGTTCGTTTGATTTATCAACCATTCTACGAAAACTATTTGCTGGAAACCGCTTATACCAATGAATCCGTCACTTTTCCCATTGATTCAATTAATGCTTATCAACAGATTTGGTTACTGCGTTTAGCCAGTTGGGTGATTGGGTTTATTGCCATTGTGGCTATCGGTATGGGGGCATTTTATCGCATTAAAGGCGAAGCACAGGGCGTTCTGGTTGGGCGTAGCCACTATGTTCTTGTGGTGGGCTGTGTTTGTGCGCTGATTGCGGAATTTATGCTGCGTTACTGTTTTTATACGATCCATATTTAA
- a CDS encoding molecular chaperone has translation MRYIQGIIYSFMLLLLSSQVHASLILKKTRLIYLSDQKSANIQTINDSEQASLVQSWVDEGNIHSTPETTEAPFIVTPPVTKIAAHDGAQLRIRFIGGDLPQDRESVFYLNVLDISPKPLNKEGMNIIQLALQIRIKVFYRPAALASGVESFINNVSALHSENQLSIKNPTPYFLNISQLYYENNQNTPIAKSVMIPPYSTEKLEGSHRQNGKLIAVYINDQGSLVTHALSVN, from the coding sequence ATGCGATATATTCAAGGGATTATTTACAGTTTTATGTTGCTCCTTCTCAGCTCACAGGTGCACGCGAGCTTAATACTCAAAAAAACGCGTCTGATTTACTTAAGCGACCAAAAATCTGCCAATATTCAAACCATTAATGACAGTGAACAAGCAAGCTTAGTCCAGAGTTGGGTTGATGAGGGCAATATCCATTCCACCCCTGAAACAACAGAGGCGCCGTTTATTGTGACGCCGCCTGTGACCAAAATCGCCGCTCATGATGGCGCGCAATTACGGATTCGATTTATTGGAGGGGATTTACCGCAAGATAGAGAATCTGTTTTTTACCTGAATGTACTTGATATCTCGCCAAAACCTCTAAATAAAGAAGGGATGAATATTATTCAGTTAGCGCTACAAATTCGTATCAAAGTTTTTTATCGACCCGCAGCGCTTGCCAGTGGCGTAGAGTCATTTATCAATAACGTGAGTGCCTTACATTCCGAGAATCAGCTTTCGATTAAAAACCCTACCCCTTATTTTTTGAATATTTCACAGCTCTATTATGAAAATAACCAAAATACCCCCATCGCGAAAAGCGTTATGATCCCACCGTATTCAACTGAAAAGCTAGAAGGGAGTCATCGGCAAAATGGTAAACTTATTGCGGTGTATATCAATGATCAAGGCAGCTTAGTCACCCATGCTTTAAGCGTAAATTAG
- a CDS encoding fimbrial protein: MKKTTLALLFSSLLAVSQYASANCRQASTVTASPITFDLSNDLTSSSTVVTKDSRTIFSGTFTCTNNGLLPNVVGIASPFQGRKATVGFNGGKQLVEVTVTKLEKNNVSNLSPGSHNANELNVNFTMQFTLVTVKPSSNYIEIAGSTATINPVVFASDASTLGLVQWLIDVVARLLAFLLGFVWTTQPDDIYLQPVQVTYSPITTTCNFANQGLVVTLPPVSISTVKSATRAGYTPFNLNFTCSDFLAGGNASRDINIFLSSSSLLATDKTTMNNTASQGAAGVGFRLVAASNPTSPITLSNSVAAQNTATSIFTVTKGSPISPSFTLNMGAYYYPYTPAIVTQGPVSSTATVVMSYN, encoded by the coding sequence ATGAAAAAAACCACATTGGCACTATTATTTTCAAGTTTACTTGCCGTCAGCCAGTATGCCTCTGCTAACTGTCGACAAGCGTCAACCGTCACGGCATCCCCTATTACTTTTGATTTATCAAACGATTTAACCAGCTCATCGACTGTCGTAACCAAAGACTCTCGAACCATATTTTCCGGTACATTTACTTGTACCAATAATGGATTACTCCCTAATGTCGTAGGTATTGCCTCACCATTTCAAGGTCGAAAAGCGACCGTGGGATTCAATGGAGGTAAGCAATTAGTCGAAGTGACAGTCACTAAATTAGAAAAAAACAATGTGTCAAACTTGTCCCCTGGTTCCCATAACGCCAATGAACTCAATGTAAATTTCACCATGCAATTTACACTGGTGACTGTCAAACCGAGCTCGAACTATATTGAAATTGCAGGAAGCACCGCAACGATTAACCCCGTTGTTTTTGCTTCGGATGCATCCACTTTAGGTCTTGTACAATGGCTTATTGATGTGGTGGCTAGACTCTTAGCATTTTTACTGGGATTTGTATGGACAACTCAGCCTGATGATATCTATTTACAACCCGTTCAAGTGACTTATAGCCCTATTACCACCACCTGTAACTTTGCAAACCAAGGTTTAGTAGTGACCCTGCCCCCCGTCAGCATCAGTACCGTTAAATCAGCAACACGTGCAGGCTATACTCCCTTTAATCTCAACTTCACTTGCAGTGATTTTCTTGCAGGAGGCAACGCATCAAGAGATATCAATATCTTTTTATCCAGCAGCAGCTTACTCGCGACAGATAAAACCACCATGAATAATACTGCCAGCCAAGGCGCCGCAGGTGTAGGTTTTCGCTTGGTCGCTGCAAGTAATCCCACCAGCCCAATTACCCTCTCCAATAGCGTGGCTGCACAAAATACCGCAACCTCTATTTTCACGGTAACAAAAGGGAGCCCAATATCCCCATCATTTACCCTCAATATGGGGGCTTACTATTACCCTTATACCCCTGCCATCGTGACGCAAGGCCCTGTATCCAGCACCGCAACTGTGGTCATGTCTTATAATTAG